Proteins from a genomic interval of Diprion similis isolate iyDipSimi1 chromosome 10, iyDipSimi1.1, whole genome shotgun sequence:
- the LOC124410814 gene encoding UDP-glucosyltransferase 2-like isoform X1 — MLIETSKSHSLTAMSLRTLIVIMSTVFLTDGARILGIFPYQGRSHNIMFEPLMIGLARAGHTVDLVNHFPLKNPVPGLNHISLKGTLHSYVNNVTASFALECNGVYGMTHFISAREPPDLCNLMRLPQLQNIINTDKKYDVMVTEVFGTNCYLAVAHKLKIPVVGVVTSVMYPWSYGPFFGDANPSFIPSQLATFTNEMSFLERVENTITHYYSNFLFHYYDRTVSDPLARQYFDNLPPLNDLYNNVSLVLVNSHLSIHGVRPGNPAIVEVAGLHIDETQVLSEELEKYLNSSKDGVVYFSMGTMVRSDTFPREKILAIYESFSALSNYNILWKGNAEDLPKPFPSNVKVVPWAPQYAVLSHPKVKAFVTHGGLMGTLEAVHAGVPMIGIPFFADQTFNVLGYAHRGFAVHIDYENINQLTFSKALNEILTNPKYQSNAARYSRLFRDRPLRPLDEAIFWIEYVIRNGGEPLRSSALHLYWFQYYLIDVILFLLTIPTLLLVSLFYALKKVLRTDTNAKTRTVPKKKKTS, encoded by the exons ATGCTGATTGAAACAAGTAAATCACATTCTTTAACAGCCATGTCACTTCGCACGCTCATTGTAATAATGAGCACAGTTTTTCTAACGGATGGAGCAAGGATCCTTGGGATATTCCCATACCAGGGAAGAAGTCACAACATAATGTTTGAGCCCCTGATGATCGGACTGGCGAGAGCCGGCCATACTGTCGACCTGGTCAATCATTTCCCGTTGAAAAATCCGGTGCCAGGATTGAACCACATAAGTTTGAAAGGAACGCTGCACTCCTACGTGAACAACGTAACAGCATCTTTCGCTCTAGAGTGCAACGGAGTCTATGGAATGACACATTTCATCTCGGCGAGGGAACCTCCAGACCTTTGCAATCTCATGCGACTACCTCAGCTGCAGAATATCATAAACACAGACAAGAAGTATGACGTTATGGTGACCGAGGTCTTCGGGACTAACTGCTACCTTGCTGTGGCTCACAAGCTGAAGATTCCAGTCGTGGGAGTCGTAACCAGCGTTATGTATCCATGGAGTTACGGTCCTTTTTTTGGAGACGCTAATCCGAGCTTCATCCCATCTCAGTTGGCGACTTTCACGAACGAGATGAGCTTCCTCGAACGCGTGGAGAACACTATAACACATTATTACTCAAATTTCCTATTCCATTACTACGACAGAACGGTGTCCGATCCATTGGCAAGACagtattttgataatttaccACCGTTAAACGACTTGTACAACAACGTGAGCTTGGTGTTGGTCAACAGTCATCTCAGCATTCACGGTGTTCGTCCAGGAAATCCTGCGATCGTTGAAGTAGCTGGTCTGCATATCGACGAAACCCAAGTGCTTTCAGAG GAATTGGAGAAGTATTTAAATTCTTCGAAGGATGGGGTTGTCTACTTCAGTATGGGAACGATGGTCAGATCTGACACTTTTCCACGGGAAAAGATACTAGCTATCTACGAGAGTTTTTCAGCACTTTCCAATTACAATATCCTCTGGAAGGGTAATGCCGAAGATTTGCCAAAACCATTTCCATCAAACGTTAAGGTCGTTCCATGGGCACCGCAGTACGCAGTTCTCA GTCATCCAAAGGTCAAAGCGTTCGTGACCCATGGAGGTTTAATGGGAACCCTGGAAGCCGTACACGCCGGAGTTCCCATGATTGGAATTCCGTTTTTTGCAGACCAGACATTTAACGTGTTAGGATACGCGCATAGAGGATTCGCCGTTCACATCGACTACGAGAACATCAACCAGCTGACTTTTTCCAAAGCTCTGAATGAGATACTTACAAACCCAAAGTACCAATCGAATGCTGCACGTTACTCAAGACTTTTCAGGGATCGTCCTTTGCGGCCGTTGGATGAGGCAATTTTCTGGATCGAATACGTAATTCGAAATGGAGGCGAGCCCCTCAGGTCTTCGGCTCTTCATCTATACTGGTTTCAGTATTACTTGATAGACGTTATTCTGTTCTTACTAACCATACCAACGCTGCTTCTAGTCAGTTTGTTCTACGCTTTGAAAAAAGTTCTGCGTACTGACACAAACGCCAAAACTCGGACCgttccaaaaaagaaaaaaacttcatag
- the LOC124410814 gene encoding UDP-glucosyltransferase 2-like isoform X2, which yields MSLRTLIVIMSTVFLTDGARILGIFPYQGRSHNIMFEPLMIGLARAGHTVDLVNHFPLKNPVPGLNHISLKGTLHSYVNNVTASFALECNGVYGMTHFISAREPPDLCNLMRLPQLQNIINTDKKYDVMVTEVFGTNCYLAVAHKLKIPVVGVVTSVMYPWSYGPFFGDANPSFIPSQLATFTNEMSFLERVENTITHYYSNFLFHYYDRTVSDPLARQYFDNLPPLNDLYNNVSLVLVNSHLSIHGVRPGNPAIVEVAGLHIDETQVLSEELEKYLNSSKDGVVYFSMGTMVRSDTFPREKILAIYESFSALSNYNILWKGNAEDLPKPFPSNVKVVPWAPQYAVLSHPKVKAFVTHGGLMGTLEAVHAGVPMIGIPFFADQTFNVLGYAHRGFAVHIDYENINQLTFSKALNEILTNPKYQSNAARYSRLFRDRPLRPLDEAIFWIEYVIRNGGEPLRSSALHLYWFQYYLIDVILFLLTIPTLLLVSLFYALKKVLRTDTNAKTRTVPKKKKTS from the exons ATGTCACTTCGCACGCTCATTGTAATAATGAGCACAGTTTTTCTAACGGATGGAGCAAGGATCCTTGGGATATTCCCATACCAGGGAAGAAGTCACAACATAATGTTTGAGCCCCTGATGATCGGACTGGCGAGAGCCGGCCATACTGTCGACCTGGTCAATCATTTCCCGTTGAAAAATCCGGTGCCAGGATTGAACCACATAAGTTTGAAAGGAACGCTGCACTCCTACGTGAACAACGTAACAGCATCTTTCGCTCTAGAGTGCAACGGAGTCTATGGAATGACACATTTCATCTCGGCGAGGGAACCTCCAGACCTTTGCAATCTCATGCGACTACCTCAGCTGCAGAATATCATAAACACAGACAAGAAGTATGACGTTATGGTGACCGAGGTCTTCGGGACTAACTGCTACCTTGCTGTGGCTCACAAGCTGAAGATTCCAGTCGTGGGAGTCGTAACCAGCGTTATGTATCCATGGAGTTACGGTCCTTTTTTTGGAGACGCTAATCCGAGCTTCATCCCATCTCAGTTGGCGACTTTCACGAACGAGATGAGCTTCCTCGAACGCGTGGAGAACACTATAACACATTATTACTCAAATTTCCTATTCCATTACTACGACAGAACGGTGTCCGATCCATTGGCAAGACagtattttgataatttaccACCGTTAAACGACTTGTACAACAACGTGAGCTTGGTGTTGGTCAACAGTCATCTCAGCATTCACGGTGTTCGTCCAGGAAATCCTGCGATCGTTGAAGTAGCTGGTCTGCATATCGACGAAACCCAAGTGCTTTCAGAG GAATTGGAGAAGTATTTAAATTCTTCGAAGGATGGGGTTGTCTACTTCAGTATGGGAACGATGGTCAGATCTGACACTTTTCCACGGGAAAAGATACTAGCTATCTACGAGAGTTTTTCAGCACTTTCCAATTACAATATCCTCTGGAAGGGTAATGCCGAAGATTTGCCAAAACCATTTCCATCAAACGTTAAGGTCGTTCCATGGGCACCGCAGTACGCAGTTCTCA GTCATCCAAAGGTCAAAGCGTTCGTGACCCATGGAGGTTTAATGGGAACCCTGGAAGCCGTACACGCCGGAGTTCCCATGATTGGAATTCCGTTTTTTGCAGACCAGACATTTAACGTGTTAGGATACGCGCATAGAGGATTCGCCGTTCACATCGACTACGAGAACATCAACCAGCTGACTTTTTCCAAAGCTCTGAATGAGATACTTACAAACCCAAAGTACCAATCGAATGCTGCACGTTACTCAAGACTTTTCAGGGATCGTCCTTTGCGGCCGTTGGATGAGGCAATTTTCTGGATCGAATACGTAATTCGAAATGGAGGCGAGCCCCTCAGGTCTTCGGCTCTTCATCTATACTGGTTTCAGTATTACTTGATAGACGTTATTCTGTTCTTACTAACCATACCAACGCTGCTTCTAGTCAGTTTGTTCTACGCTTTGAAAAAAGTTCTGCGTACTGACACAAACGCCAAAACTCGGACCgttccaaaaaagaaaaaaacttcatag
- the LOC124410816 gene encoding UDP-glycosyltransferase UGT5-like gives MECRTVLVFLIACCAVDAATILGIFPYQGRSHNIMFEPLMVGLARAGHTVDVVSHFPPKESVPGLNHISLKGSLHFYVNNITVSFTKEMNGLHSLIYFISGREPSDLCNLMRLPQLQNILNTKTKYDVMVTEVFGTNCYLAVAHRLQIPVVGVTTGFMYSWGYSPFFGDGNPSFIPSQLGSFTNEMSFLERVENTIVHLYSIFLFNYYERTISDPLARKYVEDIPPLTDLYNNMSLMLVNSHPSIHGVRPGNPAIVEVAGLHIDETQVLSKEIEGFLNSSKDGVVYFSMGTMVRSDSFSSDKISAIYQSFSEHPNYNVLWKGNADHLPKPFPPNVKIVSWAPQYAVLRHPKVKAFITHGGLMGTEEAIHAGVPMIGIPFAADQTFNVAGYAHRGFAIHLDYKDLNKATFSKALSEVLTNPKYRTNAAYFSRLFKDRPLSPLDEAVFWIEYIVRNGGEPLKSSALHLYWFQYYLIDVILFLLTLTALVTIGLFLSIRKILCIVIGTTKTSTCQTKQKTK, from the exons ATGGAATGTCGAACTGTACTCGTGTTCCTGATCGCCTGTTGCGCCGTGGACGCGGCAACGATCCTCGGCATATTTCCATACCAGGGTAGAAGTCATAACATAATGTTCGAGCCACTGATGGTCGGCCTAGCACGAGCAGGCCATACGGTTGACGTTGTGAGTCACTTTCCTCCAAAGGAATCAGTGCCGGGACTTAACCACATAAGCTTGAAGGGATCGCTACATTTCTACGTAAACAACATAACAGTATCGTTCACCAAAGAGATGAACGGACTTCACAGCCTGATTTACTTCATCAGCGGTCGGGAACCATCCGACCTTTGCAACCTGATGCGACTCCCTCAACTGCAGAACATACTAAATACAAAAACTAAATACGACGTCATGGTAACCGAGGTCTTCGGGACCAACTGCTACCTTGCTGTGGCTCACAGGTTGCAGATTCCAGTCGTCGGGGTCACAACTGGGTTCATGTATTCATGGGGTTACAGTCCGTTCTTCGGCGACGGAAATCCCAGCTTTATACCGTCCCAGTTAGGCAGCTTCACGAACGAGATGAGCTTTCTCGAACGCGTGGAGAACACGATTGTTCATTTATACTCAATTTTCCTATTCAACTATTACGAGAGAACAATCTCCGATCCGTTGGCTCGTAAGTACGTCGAGGACATACCGCCGTTGACTGATTTGTACAACAACATGAGCCTGATGCTGGTTAACAGTCATCCCAGCATCCACGGCGTCCGTCCAGGGAATCCAGCGATTGTTGAAGTGGCAGGTCTGCACATCGATGAAACCCAAGTTTTGTCGAAG GAAATAGAAGGGTTTTTAAACTCGTCTAAGGATGGAGTGGTCTACTTCAGCATGGGCACGATGGTGCGGTCTGACAGCTTCTCGTCGGATAAGATATCCGCTATATATCAGAGTTTTTCGGAACATCCCAATTACAACGTCCTTTGGAAGGGTAACGCGGATCATCTGCCCAAGCCGTTTCCACCCAATGTGAAAATCGTTTCGTGGGCACCACAGTACGCAGTTCTCC GTCATCCAAAAGTGAAGGCGTTTATTACTCATGGAGGTTTGATGGGGACTGAGGAGGCGATACACGCGGGAGTTCCAATGATTGGGATACCGTTTGCCGCGGATCAGACATTCAACGTGGCGGGTTACGCGCATCGTGGTTTCGCTATTCATCTAGACTACAAGGACCTTAACAAGGCTACGTTTTCGAAAGCTTTGAGCGAGGTACTGACGAACCCGAAGTACCGGACAAACGCTGCGTATTTCTCGAGACTATTCAAGGATCGTCCACTTTCTCCATTGGACGAAGCAGTTTTTTGGATTGAATACATCGTCCGCAATGGTGGCGAGCCACTTAAGTCTTCAGCCCTTCACCTCTACTGGTTCCAGTATTATCTGATCGATGTTATTTTGTTCTTATTGACTCTCACGGCATTAGTCACAATTGGTCTATTCCTCTCAATTAGAAAAATACTGTGTATTGTCATTGGTACGACAAAAACTTCAACGTGTCAAACCAAACAAAAGACCAAGTAA
- the LOC124411098 gene encoding UDP-glucosyltransferase 2-like, protein MKLRIVLAILVFNCVTEGAKILAIFPYQGKSHYIMFEPLVIGLARAGHSVDVVSHFPPKEPIRGLNHISLKGSLHTYVNNMTTTSIKSLIGTKAIDFISYEAPNDLCNLMRLRQLQEIINTDKKYDLMLTQVLGSNCYLALAHKLKLPVVNVETSAMFPWTQDPFFESTHPSFIPCLLTTFTNEMRFMERVENLITILYSKFLFYYYDKVVSEPIARRYIDDFPSLSDIYFNTSMVLVNSHWSIHGVRPTNPAIVEVAGLHIDETQVLTKELEVFLDSAKDGVVYFSTGSMLKSESFSKEKILAIYDSFAELTDYKVLWKGNPDKMPEGLPSNIKMVPWVPQFAVLRHPKVKAFVTHGGLMGTLEAIHAGVPMIGIPFFADQTLNIRGYAYRGFAVHLDYESLSKESFSKALGEVLTNPKYQSNVARVSRLFKDRPVSPLKKAIFWIEYVIRNGGEPLKSSGRHLYWFQYYLIDVVLLLFTITLLVFVVLYTVSKKLTKFIWEKGNRNVSVKQKKL, encoded by the exons ATGAAACTCCGGATAGTACTTGCAATTTTGGTGTTCAACTGCGTCACGGAGGGTGCGAAGATCTTGGCGATATTTCCGTACCAGGGAAAAAGCCACTACATAATGTTCGAACCACTAGTAATTGGTTTGGCACGTGCGGGTCACTCGGTTGACGTTGTAAGTCACTTTCCTCCTAAAGAGCCAATCAGAGGACTGAACCACATTAGTTTGAAGGGCTCACTCCACACCTATGTGAACAACATGACAACGACATCCATCAAGTCACTGATCGGAACAAAGGCAATTGACTTCATTTCGTACGAGGCACCAAACGACCTCTGCAACCTAATGCGGCTTCGGCAGCTGCAGGAAATCATCAATACCGACAAAAAATACGACCTGATGCTCACTCAGGTGTTGGGGAGCAACTGCTACTTGGCATTGGCACACAAGCTGAAGCTTCCGGTGGTAAACGTCGAGACCAGTGCCATGTTTCCCTGGACTCAGGATCCATTTTTCGAGAGCACGCATCCCAGCTTCATACCCTGCCTGCTGACCACCTTCACCAACGAAATGCGATTCATGGAACGCGTGGAAAATCTGATCACGATCCTTTACTCCAAATTCTTGTTCTATTACTATGACAAAGTGGTTTCTGAACCAATAGCTAGAAGGTACATTGATGACTTTCCATCCTTGTCTGATATCTATTTCAATACGAGTATGGTGCTAGTCAATAGCCACTGGAGCATTCATGGCGTCCGACCCACGAATCCTGCCATCGTTGAAGTCGCTGGTCTTCACATCGACGAAACCCAAGTTCTAACTAAG GAACTGGAGGTGTTTCTCGACTCCGCAAAGGATGGTGTGGTGTATTTTAGTACAGGGTCAATGCTGAAGTCCGAGAGTTTTTCGAAGGAGAAGATACTGGCGATTTACGACAGTTTTGCTGAACTTACGGATTACAAGGTTCTCTGGAAGGGAAACCCGGACAAAATGCCGGAGGGATTACCATCAAACATCAAAATGGTCCCTTGGGTTCCTCAGTTTGCTGTACTTC GTCATCCGAAAGTAAAAGCGTTCGTCACTCACGGAGGATTGATGGGAACCCTAGAAGCGATTCATGCAGGAGTCCCAATGATTGGGATCCCGTTTTTCGCGGACCAGACGTTGAATATAAGGGGATATGCGTATCGCGGTTTCGCAGTTCACCTGGACTACGAGAGTTTGAGCAAGGAAAGCTTCTCCAAAGCGTTAGGCGAAGTTTTGACGAACCCCAAGTACCAATCAAACGTCGCACGTGTTTCACGGCTATTCAAGGACCGTCCGGTTTCCCCATTGAAGAAAGCCATTTTCTGGATAGAATACGTAATCCGAAACGGTGGCGAGCCTCTCAAGTCTTCAGGTCGTCATCTCTACTGGTTCCAGTACTACTTGATAGACGTCGTTCTGTTATTATTTACCATAACGTTGCTTGTTTTCGTTGTTTTATACACGGTCTCcaaaaaattaaccaagttTATTTGGGAAAAGGGAAATCGCAATGTGTCagtcaaacaaaaaaaattgtag